A single Struthio camelus isolate bStrCam1 chromosome 8, bStrCam1.hap1, whole genome shotgun sequence DNA region contains:
- the GPR52 gene encoding G-protein coupled receptor 52: MNQSRWIEWRTLNVSASVMNISEHLSCPLGFGHYNAVDICILETVVIVLLTFLIIAGNLTVIFVFHCAPLLHHYTTSYFIQTMAYADLFVGVSCLVPTLSLLHYSTGVHESLTCQVFGYIISVLKSVSMACLACISVDRYLAITKPLSYNQLVTPCRLRICIILIWIYSCLIFLPSFFGWGKPGYHGDIFEWCATSWPTNAYFTGFIVCLLYAPAAFVICFTYFHIFKICRQHTKEINDRRARFPSHEVDAAGETGHSPDRRYAMVLFRITSVFYMLWLPYIIYFLLESSRVLENPALSFLTTWLAISNSFCNCVIYSLSNSVFRLGLRRLSETMCSSCMCLTDRDVRDPKPRKRANSCSI; encoded by the coding sequence ATGAACCAGTCCAGATGGATTGAATGGAGGACTCTGAATGTGAGCGCTAGTGTTATGAACATATCTGAGCACCTCTCCTGCCCTCTTGGATTTGGTCACTACAATGCAGTTGACATCTGTATCCTTGAGACAGTTGTTATTGTCTTGCTAACGTTTTTAATTATTGCGGGTAACTTAACTGTtatatttgtttttcactgtgctCCACTTTTGCATCATTATACCACCAGCTATTTTATTCAGACCATGGCCTATGCTGATCTTTTTGTTGGAGTTAGCTGCTTGGTTCCTACTCTGTCACTGCTTCACTATTCGACAGGTGTCCACGAGTCCTTGACTTGTCAAGTTTTTGGATATATCATCTCTGTGCTGAAAAGCGTATCTATGGCATGTCTTGCTTGCATCAGTGTGGATCGCTATCTCGCTATAACAAAGCCTCTCTCCTATAATCAACTGGTCACACCTTGTCGCTTGAGAATCTGCATCATTTTGATCTGGATATACTCTTGTCTGAtcttcttgccttccttttttggtTGGGGAAAACCTGGTTACCACGGAGACATTTTTGAATGGTGTGCTACCTCCTGGCCAACTAATGCCTATTTCACTGGCTTTATTGTGTGCTTACTATatgctcctgctgcctttgtcATATGTTTCACCTATTTCCACATCTTTAAAATTTGCCGGCAGCACACCAAAGAGATAAATGATCGGAGAGCTCGATTTCCTAGCCATGAAGTGGATGCTGCTGGGGAGACTGGGCACAGCCCTGATCGCCGCTATGCCATGGTTTTGTTTCGGATAACCAGTGTGTTCTACATGCTGTGGCTCCCTTATATCATATACTTTCTGCTGGAGAGCTCGAGGGTGTTGGAAAATCCAGCACTTTCCTTCCTAACAACCTGGCTTGCTATAAGCAATAGTTTCTGCAACTGTGTGATATATAGCCTCTCCAACAGCGTTTTCAGACTGGGACTCCGGAGGCTGTCAGAGACAATGTGTTCTTCTTGTATGTGTTTAACAGACAGGGATGTACGGGACCCTAAACCAAGAAAACGGGCTAATTCTTGCTCTATTTAA